Proteins co-encoded in one Parus major isolate Abel chromosome 17, Parus_major1.1, whole genome shotgun sequence genomic window:
- the EXOSC2 gene encoding exosome complex component RRP4, whose amino-acid sequence MAAVTMRLPAVRAPLDSSAPRGGEKHLVAPGDTITTDTGYMRGHGTYVEDEKLIASVAGVVERVNKLVCVRALKARYNGEIGDVVVGRITEVQQKRWKVETNSRLDSVLLLSSINLPGGELRRKSAEDELAMRDYLQEGDLISAEVQSIFADGAVSLHTRSLKYGKLGQGVLVQVSPSLVKRQKTHFHDLPCGASVILGNNGFIWIYPTPEQKDDEAGGYTANLEPVPLSDREVISRLRNCIVALATHKMMLFDTSILYCYEASLPHQIKDILKPEVTEEIILEARQRLLDLEG is encoded by the exons ATGGCGGCGGTCACCATGAGGCTGCCGGCGGTCCGCGCCCCTCTGGATTCCAGCGCGCCCCGGGGCGGCGAGAAGCACCTGGTGGCACCGGGGGACACGATCACCACGGACACGGGATATATGAG GGGCCACGGTACTTATGTGGAGGACGAGAAGCTGATCGCCTCGGTGGCCGGCGTGGTAGAGAGGGTGAACAAGCTGGTGTGTGTCAGGGCGCTGAAGGCCAG GTACAACGGCGAGATCGGCGACGTCGTGGTCGGGAGGATTACGGAG GTTCAGCAGAAGCGATGGAAAGTGGAAACAAATTCCAGGCTGGATTCAGTCCTGTTACTGTCGTCTATAAATTTACCTGGTGGGGAGCTG agaaggaaatcagCAGAAGATGAGCTTGCAATGAGGGACTACCTGCAAGAAGGCGATCTCATCAGC GCAGAGGTTCAGTCTATATTTGCTGATGGGGCTGTATCGCTGCACACCCGGAGCCTGAAGTATGGGAAG CTTGGCCAGGGTGTGCTGGTTCAGGTCTCTCCCTCCCTTGTGAAACGCCAGAAGACTCATTTCCACGACCTGCCCTGTGGTGCATCCGTGATCCTCGGCAACAATGGCTTCATCTGGATCTACCCAACTCCGGAGCAGAAGGATGACGAGGCTGGAGGCTACACTGCCAACTTGGAG CCAGTTCCCTTGTCTGACCGGGAGGTGATCTCACGGCTCCGAAACTGCATTGTGGCTCTGGCTACTCACAAGATGATGCTCTTTGACACCAGCATCCTGTATTGCTATGAAGCATCCCTTCCTCATCAG ATCAAGGACATTCTGAAACCAGAGGTGACAGAGGAGATCATTCTGGAAGCTCGACAGAGGTTGCTGGATTTGGAGGGATAG